The Triticum aestivum cultivar Chinese Spring chromosome 3A, IWGSC CS RefSeq v2.1, whole genome shotgun sequence genome includes a region encoding these proteins:
- the LOC123056629 gene encoding probable polyamine transporter At3g13620 — protein MNQEILMTKQSSPTQSQEEQEHPQLHATVAQQGGGSTPSESNHQRRITMIPLVFLIYFEVAGGPYGSEQAVRAAGPLFTLLGFLVFPLACGVPESLVTAELTAAFPGNGGFVLWADHAFGPLAGSLLGTWRYLSIVINIAAYPALVADYLGGVVPAVARPGRAHMGTVVGMTLLLSLLNYAGLSVVGWGATALGIASLAPFVLMTAMAVPKVRPRRWAKQVKGRKKDWRLFFNTLFWNLNYWDSASTMAGEVERPERTFPRALAAAVVLIAASYLLPLMAATGATDASPDAWVNGYLATAAGIIGGPWLKYWTGAGAVISSIGMFEAQMSSGAFQLHGMADRGLLPSVFGSRAARTGTPWVAITASTAITIAVSFLGFDNIVATSNFLYSLGTLLEFSSILWLRVKYPTLKRPYHVPLPLPALIAMCIVPSVFLSYVCVVAGWRVFTIAAGLTALGVGWHGLMKLCISKKLLSFRLLGESTDREYTLDLEAIGVPRKDLANLDCDFTEEEVLATVRAQGLDKASGPDGFPARFYVTCWSIIREDVMEAFASLQRLDFRGLTSINQAFITLLPKHPAALEVREFWPISLIHSFPKLAAKVLAMRLANEMLGLVGPHQSAFIRGRWLHDNFMLVQGMARKLHASKKEAVMLKLNITKAFDTVDWAFLLDVLRHVGFEAKWISWIAGLLASSSTRVLLNGVPGEVIFNRQGPR, from the exons ATGAATCAAGAAATCCTAATGACCAAGCAATCATCACCGACACAGAGTCAGGAAGAACAAGAACATCCTCAACTGCATGCCACCGTCGCGCAACAAGGCGGTGGCTCGACACCGTCCGAGTCCAACCACCAGCGCAGGATCACCATGATTCCGCTCGTGTTCCTGATCTATTTCGAGGTGGCAGG CGGCCCGTACGGCTCCGAGCAGGCAGTCCGCGCCGCCGGGCCGCTGTTCACTCTACTGGGCTTCCTCGTGTTCCCCTTGGCGTGTGGCGTCCCGGAATCGCTTGTCACCGCCGAGCTCACCGCCGCGTTCCCGGGGAACGGCGGCTTCGTCCTCTGGGCAGACCACGCCTTCGGCCCGCTGGCAGGCTCGCTCCTCGGCACGTGGAGGTACCTCAGCATCGTCATCAACATCGCCGCCTACCCGGCTCTCGTGGCTGACTATCTTGGTGGCGTGGTGCCGGCAGTCGCGAGACCCGGCAGGGCGCACATGGGCACGGTGGTCGGCATGACGCTTCTCCTCTCCTTGCTGAACTATGCCGGCCTGAGCGTCGTCGGGTGGGGCGCGACAGCACTGGGGATAGCCTCCCTGGCCCCGTTCGTGCTGATGACGGCCATGGCTGTGCCCAAGGTACGCCCGCGTCGGTGGGCGAAGCAGGTGAAGGGGAGGAAGAAAGACTGGAGGCTGTTCTTCAACACGCTGTTCTGGAACCTCAACTACTGGGACAGCGCGAGCACCATGGCCGGCGAGGTGGAGCGGCCGGAGCGGACGTTCCCGCGGGCACTTGCAGCAGCGGTCGTTCTGATTGCCGCCAGTTACCTGCTGCCGCTCATGGCCGCAACCGGCGCCACGGACGCGTCGCCGGATGCATGGGTGAACGGCTACTTGGCTACCGCCGCAG GCATCATCGGGGGACCATGGCTCAAGTACTGGACCGGTGCAGGCGCAGTAATCTCCTCCATTGGCATGTTTGAGGCCCAAATGAGCAGTGGCGCGTTCCAGCTCCATGGTATGGCGGACCGAGGCCTCCTCCCGTCCGTCTTCGGCAGTCGTGCCGCTCGCACCGGCACCCCATGGGTTGCAATCACTGCATCAACCGCTATCACCATCGCCGTCTCCTTCCTCGGTTTCGACAACATCGTCGCAACATCAAATTTCCTATATAGCCTGGGAACACTACTCGAGTTCTCCTCCATCCTCTGGCTCCGAGTCAAGTACCCAACACTGAAGCGCCCATACCATGTGCCTCTGCCACTGCCCGCGCTCATAGCCATGTGCATTGTGCCATCGGTATTCCTATCTTACGTGTGTGTGGTTGCTGGGTGGAGGGTATTCACCATTGCTGCAGGGCTGACCGCGCTCGGTGTCGGGTGGCACGGCCTCATGAAGCTGTGCATATCCAAGAAGTTGCTCAGTTTTCGC CTGCTTGGGGAATCCACCGACCGTGAGTACACGCTGGATCTCGAGGCAATAGGTGTTCCTCGCAAGGATCTCGCCAACCTTGACTGTGATTTTACTGAGGAGGAGGTGCTGGCGACAGTACGCGCGCAAGGGCTGGACAAGGCGTCGGGGCCCGACGGGTTCCCGGCCAGATTTTACGTGACTTGCTGGTCGATCATCAGAGAGGATGTGATGGAGGCGTTTGCTTCGCTTCAAAGATTGGACTTCCGTGGGCTTACCTCCATCAATCAGGCGTTCATCACATTGCTTCCCAAGCACCCCGCCGCCTTGGAGGTTCGTGAGTTTTGGCCGATCAGCTTGATCCATAGTTTCCCTAAGCTGGCGGCCAAGGTGTTGGCGATGCGGCTCGCCAATGAGATGCTGGGTCTGGTAGGACCTCACCAGAGCGCTTTCATCAGAGGACGTTGGTTGCATGACAACTTTATGTTGGTGCAAGGGATGGCCAGGAAATTGCATGCGTCTAAGAAAGAAGCGGTGATGCTCAAGCTCAACATTACCAAGGCCTTCGACACGGTGGACTGGGCTTTCCTGTTGGATGTGCTGCGACACGTGGGCTTCGAGGCCAAGTGGATCTCGTGGATAGCTGGCCTGCTCGCCTCCTCATCTACTAGGGTTTTGCTGAATGGCGTACCCGGGGAGGTCATCTTCAATCGACAGGGCCCGCGGTAA